The DNA region GTTTACAGTGGATGAGCTTGCACAATGGTGGATGTTCTCAACTTTGTGTGGTTTCGCCAacttgaagagaaaaaaaaaaactggagaTCGATAGTGTGcattttttattcactttcAATTCACATTTTACATAtcatctttttttatttataaatatttatatatttaaagttCAAATGTATTTCATACAAAACTAATTAATCTTCTTTCATTCTATTCTCTACACTCTTAAACAAAAGGAGCCAACTCGTTCTTTTCATCTAAGGAGCCATAAGTCAAATGTCGTACTCCTCTTGAGCTGCAAACCTGAAAGGTATTATGCGTCCATTTCGTAAGTTGGCCGGTCATGGAGATGGGTCCTCTTCATCAACTTTGTCAGTAAAGACACATTGATTTGCAAAATCTACTGTTTATGAAGACAACATGATTAGCAACGCATAACTTATTCTCCGTCGTTTCTTTTAACAAAAGCCATATACTGATCATACTTGATTTGGTTGGCCTTTTCTGCCAATGTTCAAACTTATTTCACTCCACTGTCTCTACACAGCCCAACTTGCAACTATCTCACCAAATTTCAAATATGTAGTAAATTATCAATTTATTTCCTAGAATATCAATTATCAGTTCAAAATAAAATGCTTTGAGTGATAATACTTACCCAACTTGTGAAATACGACTAATTATGTTGGCAATCCAGTAATCAATATGTTGCCGCATTGCTCGCAGTATGCCTACCAACTCCATTGTCTTTTCACTGTCATTAATTAACTTCTTTGAGTTCGTTCTCACTAGCTTTGAATGTGTGTCTTTTTTTTAATCTGGATAAAATATATTTCCGCCGCTGGGTGGAATTATTATGAACCTTTTGATTACTACTATGCTTTTTTagtagagtaaaatacactcacctccctcaaggtttgtgagaataacacttaactccatttttatccaaaatatacactccaccccaataataatctcatAATTACACTTAGCTCAATTCTTCTCTGAAATCTTCACTCCACCCCACCCCTTTAACAtcatccaaaagatgctaacggaatattcctttaactcaaattaattaattaaaatataaatgataaataaatcacattatcctctaaccaaataataattgtactataattttgtaaatattctaaatatttataaaatattttgaatacctccaaataaaaaataataattaaacttgatgtttattatggtcaaaatatttctctctctaatataactcaaatttaaatatggagtatttcagtcaaaatatttatcaaatgatgagttcttaatacctgtgtataaccttaaacaacataTATTTTAGAACTTAAAATGCCATGTGCTTAAGTGCTCATACAACCTAATAACTAAGGTAATCACATATCGTCATAacacaattatattttgaaagtttagtaaACTTATTGACAAATTTTTGTAGTAAACTTAGTGGTaaagtttttgagttttgatggttCTGACATTGAGTTAAGTTTTGCTAAATTTGTGATGGAAAATGTTTTTGCCTTGAAGAGGATGATTTCAAACTTAGCTGGAAGCTACGTAACTCAGATATGGAAGAAGTAAAACAGAAGTTGTTCTCGTTTAAGAAATGTTCTAGTTCTATGAATTTTGAATTACACCAAGAAGGCCAGAACATGCTTTATTGTAAATCATTTGTGCTGCCCTCCAAATAACAAGGATTTGTTTACTTGAATGAGCAATGATTATCTcgtgctacttttttttttaaaaaacaagtatatttattatttagttagaagataatgtaatgtatttatatttaaattaattaattttgagttaaaagaatattccgttagcatcttttggatggtgttaaagggggtggggtggagtgtagaatttagagaagaattgagttaagtgtaattgtgagattattattggggtggagtgcatattttggataagaatggagctaagtgttattctcacaaatcttgaggggggtgagtgtattttactctttttagtattatctcacttggcTAACCAATCAAGAAATggaagaaaatattatttttatttatgtgtATATGTTATATAGTTTAAAACAATTAGTACTAATTACCAATAAGATGTTAGTATATTCTAGATTTCTCTTAAGCAATGTCACGAGTTTGAATCGCGTGGATGAAAAAAACCTTCACATAAATAGTAAACTTTACCATAATGTGAATGTTTTTGGTTCGCACATGATTGTTTCTGGTAGATCATAATATATTTGTAAACACTAGAAAAATGTGATTTTATGTAGCATGGCATAATGGAAATTATATTCATCAAAGTATTAAAGGAATAAAATATACTACTATACATCTTTTTAATTCTTTTGAAAAGAAGTTATAAAAGCATAATCGTATTTTAGAGGTTTGGTGTTGAACATATGGAATTAGAAGTAGAAGCACGCCTAGAGGTACGCATTTCCCGGGGATAAGCTCGAATGGATTCCTCAGGCGTGAGAGCAAAGGCTGGCAACATTTCCACTCCACCGGCCGCACTCCCAACTTCCTTTCATTTCCCATTTCCCAACCAccccattttctttttttagatTTTAATTTGGATCCTTTCATAATACTACTAGTAGTACTAGTCTATATCACCAAAGTTGGTAtaaattttcatgtaaaaataGATTGTGTCACAGGTTTTTTATCTCTCACGATCGGCGCAGTAAGAATATGGATTGAccgattagttttttttttcatttataaaagTTGAGAATCAAACTCTCATCCAATTGTTTCAGAAATAAAGTGTTGAATCGCAACATCAACCCACTTAAATTGCACCAACACAATATATCAGTTACTAATTCAAAGTGTATCTTTTGACTGcaatttaattaatttgctCATAATGGCTTGTCCATGTTGAGACGCAAATCGTCAAGTTTTGTGTACCGTTCAGTGATTTCATTATGGAAGCTTTGATTGTCTCAAGAAGATTGTCTGCTTCTAATACTACTAGAACTGAATGCCATTGTCCCTATAAGTTATAAACAGCGACTCACTACCTACACTAGCTAGCCTGGAATTGGATCCATAAACAATGCGCAGGAGAGGAGGTATTAATTCCTTAATCCAAATTAAACATGATTATTAAATAGTAAGACAACGTGGTAAgtttaaaaagaaattaaagtggTAGAAAACTTGTCGTGTTACAAGTTTGAATTTCAGCGCTTTTTTAGATAGATGCTCTTTCTCTCTCGCTCCCTTGCAACTCCGTGCCAGTTTCCATTCTTCTATTCCCCACATCAACTGTTCCACCCCAAACTCCCATGATCATTGATCGATGCATGTATattcttttttaatttctatatatgtatatatgtacTATGGTACCATTGAAATAATTAAGAAGGAAAAATTGTAGAGTGCATGGACGAAACTACCCCAGGTGTTTTTTATCATTTCCATTAATTTGGGTCCCTCTCCCTGGTGTTGGGAAAAAGCGCTCAAGATTAAATGAATGAATAGTGTCCTTGAGTTTACTGTtatatcaaaattcaaaaacttGAAACTGACGACCCAACACTGCAACTCAGTAATGATAGCTTTGATTTCAAGCACCAACAATGTCACCAAGCGTTCGTAGTTAGATGGCAGGGGTCGCAAAAGCTTTTATTGGAATGAATGTGACTTGACTTCATTACCTGCTCTTCAACTGATCAAATTGCATTATTAGCTAGGTCattaaaaggaaaaacaagaaacaacaacaaaaactatAAATGGATAAATGCGCAGGGCTAACATTTTCAAACTCTCCCACTCCTGAAAATCATTGTAGTGTCCTTACTCACAATGCTGTTTCCTGAAAATTAAATGGAGTAGATagtaattgtttttttaaatgcgTTTAATAGTGGTAACGAATATATGAgtatttaaaaatgtactaccATTAGTGTTTAATAGTACATATTACGGAGAGGAAATCATACATGATTCCTACTCCTAATTAAAGCTCTTGTAAAAAATGTCTAGCTTTGTCTACCAAATCTCAAATCATGCATTGAGTACTGAGCAAAACGTGTTAACTTTTTACTTGTAATACTATTACTACCATTGCAAAATTAAAATACTGTCACACCACTGGAACCATATATGCTGATGGTGCTTCCAAAATTTCTGCAAGTTTTCCAGAAAATTAAAGGAGAAGCAACTATTGAGATGATGTTCTTGAATCGGTCAGAAGTAAAATGAGGTTTGTAGTATATATGTATCAAGACAATGCGTCATTTTTCTTCTACAAGATTTTATGCTTGTTATGAAACGGAAAGTATGAAGTTAAAATGCCATGACAAGCCCACTTGTTTTCCATCTTTGAAAATTTGTAGTCAATAACCATTTATTACACTTAGCACCAATAATATTTTGCCACATTAGGATTCTTAGGGTTCACAATTTTCTCTGTTCACATTGAATAAAATGAAGTTGTTCCCGAGGGTTAGCTACTTAGCTCTAGTGGtgagagctaggggacataagggtggggaggggaaggtccatgTTTCGAATCCTGGGATGGGactttgaagggattttctaacttattaacaactaaccactaatatttgccaataaaaaaaaataataaagccTTTTTTTCTTCATGAATAGTCATGTTATTTAGCTTTTGAGAAGTGCTACCAACACATGTTTTATTAACTTTTTCAACCTTGGCTAGTTAAAATCAATATAGAACTCACTCCTAATTTAGTTTAGTTTAGAATTAATGAAAATTTGTTGTTTTAACGAGAGGGATCCAGGGTGCAATCTTTGATGGGTGTGTATAGAGAAACTTTTATTAGTAGAGGTCTACCAACTTAATATGATGAGTTAAGTCTCATTGTTACCGGAAGTGGggtttggatcctctcatgtgtaaaataatttgagagtgtcaagtttcatcatctcaccattaattttattttattttatttttcatttattatatatacaaaagttaatggtgagatggtaaaacttgacactctcaagtttttttacacttgaGAGGATCCCGGCTCCCGGAAGTGGGGTTATCTTCGgtaagaaaaaacaagaaagaggAGAGAAGGGGACAGAGTCCACGTGGGTAATTCGTGAATCTTCAGAAGGGCAGAAGCGTGAATtcagaaagcaataaaatccATTTATTATGGCGCCATGTCTCTTCCACTCCTTCTTTCCCTGTTGTACACAACACCACCAGAATATGAGACCCCATTTTCTTACAACAAACAAAACCTAGCTCTCTCACTAaattttcatctctttctttAACATACAGACACACACATTTACACACagaaacacaaacacaaacagagAGTTATTGCTCTTTGTAATGGCTAGTGGGTGGGTGAAGTCATTGCAATGCAAGTCCAAAGCCTTTGAAGATGTCTACCACCCAAATTCCAAACACCTTATCCCCAGTGCCAGTTGCAGAAAGAGCGTTCAAAACATCAAAGACGTTGTTCTCGACACCACCAAGCCCAAGCCCAAACCCAAGCCCAAAAAACCACTCCAGAAACACCCAAGTTCCAGATACCCAACAACCTCTTCCACCAAACCTGATTTCGAAACAACCACTGTCAACCGCTCCCGGAGcacaaccaccaccaacacccgCCATGCCCCGACGCCGGACCCTCGCTTTCCTTCCTTGACAGAGCTTACAGAAGGGCATCCTTCGCGGAACGTGGTTGAGATTATCTTCCACACAAGCTGGGGACCCAAACCGTTTTCGGGTCGGGTCGAGATGATTTTCAAGGTGCACAATGGGTCACGCACGGTGTCGCGGTTCGAGGAGTATCGTGAGGCGGTGAAGGTTCGGGCCGGGTCGGCGAAGGGGAGCGAGGATTGGGAGGAGAATGCGCGTTGTGTTGCCGATGGGAATGAGGTGATGAGGTTTCACTGCTTGGGTCCCACATCGGGTGGTGGTCCTTACGGCGGGGCTTGTGCGTGGTCGTTTCCCGGCGGGAAAGGGTCGGCGATCTGCACGTTTTCCGGTAGCGGCGGCGCGCATGAGAGCTCCGGTGGAGGGAAGGGAAGAAGGGCTATGTTGGTGTGCCGGGTCGTAGCGGGTCGGGTTTCGAAACAAATAGGGTTTATGGACTCGTTGTTGGATGGGCGAGTTGGGTTTGACTCAGTGAGTGGGGACAACGGCgagttgtttgtgtttgactcgCGTGCTGTATTGCCTTGTTTTCTTATCATTTATAAATTGTAAAAAAACGTATTTACTGCTCTTCCTCttaatcttttctttttttgaaaaagaaaaaaacactttttttctgaattattttttctctttgaaTGTATGTATTGATTGTATGTTGATTTTTGAGGTATTGAACCTACTTATTTTCCTTGCATTTATCTATCAACGTAAATATTTGTTTTATATCATTCTGATATGGTTAATACTTTCCTTGTCTATTTTAAGCCATTGTTGTATTTGTAGTAGagaaaatatagataaaaattggggggaaagaaggaaagaaaaaggttaaaattaatttaattttgataaAACGTTTGgtaccagaaaaaaaaatcaatgtaattatctctcttCGTTTATTTGTAGGGTATttttaataaagaaataaaatttatgttaggctccatttttatttctatcccAATTTCCCGAGTCAATTCTTTTAACATTAATTTTCTGCAAAGCCCACCTAACTTTTGGTTTTCTGACTTTTCTCACATAATCTTCTATCATTAGAAATGTATACACAAATAAATGTCAATGTAAAGGCTATGTTTGCTTTGCATATTGATGGGATGACATTCAATGAAAGCTTATCTCTAGACCTCCATTCACATTCATGTCATTAGTGTCATCATAGTGCATGTGATAAATTTGTCATTGTAAAGCAACGGAAATAAACTCTATAAAACAAAACATTGCCTTAAACtctcttttgtttttgttttctctaCTAACAAACATAATGTTAGAACTATTTTGGTGGAAAGTGAACATGATAAATTCATCATTGATTggatttttattctatttaatatttttattttaaaattgtaaatttgattatttatttaaacatttCACGATGTTAGTCTTATTTATAAATTGcatttatattcttttttttgttacacatTTATATTCTATTTAGATGTAAGTTaccatttatttaaattaatatgttTATTTTAAAGTAAACTTTTGAGTAAATTTTCAGGACTGACTAAGCTTTTATAAAGTTTAAGGCATCATACTCCCACATGCGTTTCATTAGctgcttttaattttttttggtattgtAATATTGTGAATGCTAAATGTCCTCATATATTGTTGAACGACAAGGTAGTAAACATCACACCACATGTTGTGTATTTAGTTGTTTTTAATATGTAATTTCGAATTACTAGTTAATACTTTTGTTCTTTATACTAAAGCATCCATTAAGAGAATACTATACAAATTCAAAAACATAGTTTTTAAACTTCAATGTAAGAGGCTTCCCCATTTGAAACCTTGTGTTGGACGTGTAAAATTCCAATAGTGACCTGATTTGATCTATAATGTGAAACTTAGACAACTCTTCGATCAATGCCTGCGAAAGCCTTCCTTGATTGGCATGTAGTCCTATCATGCGATGAACTATTTGATCCCTATTAGGTGAATGATGCAACATTCTATAACATATAGGACTACTTGGGCCTTGATTGTATAGGGCCCAAAGTCGTAGATGAATTGAGTATAGGTTTTACCTTTCCTACCATCAAATGACAAATATCATTGTAATTATGTATGTTCACTTGATATACCAAAAACGACTAGATTATTTAGGGTTCGTCTCCTTGAGGGATTCCGAGTCTAGTTTTTGATTCACCACGTGAacaatttgttttcttttagtgCTTTATCATTTTGTAATTTAACATACATATAttgttaattaaataaaaactaattgataaaatgataattaatatattttacaaTGTTAAATTGatcaattaaatttttataaatagagaaataaataCAAATTTTCATATGATAATGTCAATGTCAAAGTGGCATCAAAGAATCTATTCTCTTTGTATCAAGGTTCTGTCATGTTGAAATTACATGTGGCATTATCATATGTTGAAACCATCATtcaaataagaaaaagaaatagatTTTCAAACCTATGAGGTGGAAAGTTGGTCATAGATACCACCTTTTGAGTGTGGAATATAAGTGTTGTTTAGTTAATTTAGAAACAAGTGGACTCTTAATTAACTTGATAGAATTAAATCAGTTAAAATtaagtttatgaaaataaaattatttttaagatcAATATTATATAAGTAAGTTAGAAAACAAAACTGTGTACTTATTTATATTCCATGATTATTTATCTCTTTTCCCTC from Lotus japonicus ecotype B-129 chromosome 2, LjGifu_v1.2 includes:
- the LOC130741072 gene encoding uncharacterized protein LOC130741072, coding for MASGWVKSLQCKSKAFEDVYHPNSKHLIPSASCRKSVQNIKDVVLDTTKPKPKPKPKKPLQKHPSSRYPTTSSTKPDFETTTVNRSRSTTTTNTRHAPTPDPRFPSLTELTEGHPSRNVVEIIFHTSWGPKPFSGRVEMIFKVHNGSRTVSRFEEYREAVKVRAGSAKGSEDWEENARCVADGNEVMRFHCLGPTSGGGPYGGACAWSFPGGKGSAICTFSGSGGAHESSGGGKGRRAMLVCRVVAGRVSKQIGFMDSLLDGRVGFDSVSGDNGELFVFDSRAVLPCFLIIYKL